A section of the Triticum dicoccoides isolate Atlit2015 ecotype Zavitan chromosome 7A, WEW_v2.0, whole genome shotgun sequence genome encodes:
- the LOC119330821 gene encoding (-)-isopiperitenone reductase-like, translated as MEGAIPSRPNTRVAVVTGGNKGIGFEVCRQLASDGGVTVVLTARDETRGTEAVEKLRTLGLTDANVVFHQLDITDASSIATLADFLKTRFGKLDILVNNAAIAGVEYPQDVDTNEEKFAGMDIKQRLDWMIKTVREPIGAAKKAVETNYYGTKHVTQALLPLLLQSSSSSQGKIVCVSSDYGLLKLIGDEEIRRDLDDIDNLTEERVDEVLDKFLSDFEAGALEARGWPTGFSASKVTLVATNAFARLMARRHPTLRVNCADPGYVKTDMTMGSGVLTPEEGARSVVGVALLPDGGPTGKYFTKGREASFV; from the exons ATGGAAGGAGCCATCCCCAGCCGGCCAAACACGAG GGTCGCCGTCGTCACCGGCGGGAACAAGGGGATCGGCTTCGAGGTGTGCCGGCAGCTAGCCAGCGACGGAGGAGTCACGGTCGTCCTGACGGCCCGGGACGAGACGAGGGGCACGGAGGCGGTCGAGAAGCTCAGAACGCTGGGGCTCACCGACGCCAACGTCGTCTTCCATCAGCTGGACATCACGGACGCTTCGAGCATCGCCACGCTAGCCGATTTCCTCAAGACCCGTTTCGGGAAGCTGGACATCCTG GTGAACAATGCTGCAATCGCCGGGGTTGAGTACCCCCAAGATGTGGATACCAACGAGGAAAAG TTCGCTGGCATGGATATCAAGCAGAGACTTGACTGGATGATAAAGACTGTCCGGGAGCCCATCGGCGCCGCAAAGAAAGCCGTGGAGACGAACTACTACGGCACCAAGCATGTCACCCAAGCCCTGCTGCCTCTGCTGCTGCAATCTTCCTCTTCCTCCCAGGGCAAAATAGTGTGCGTCTCCTCCGACTATGGGCTGCTCAAG CTTATCGGCGACGAGGAGATCAGGCGGGACCTCGACGACATCGACAACCTGACGGAGGAGAGGGTGGACGAGGTGCTGGACAAGTTCCTGAGCGACTTCGAGGCCGGCGCGCTGGAGGCGCGCGGGTGGCCCACGGGCTTCTCGGCGTCCAAGGTGACCCTGGTCGCCACGAACGCGTTCGCGAGGCTCATGGCGAGGCGGCACCCCACGCTGCGCGTCAACTGCGCGGATCCGGGCTACGTCAAGACGGACATGACCATGGGCTCCGGCGTCCTCACGCCCGAGGAGGGAGCGCGCAGCGTCGTCGGGGTGGCGCTGCTGCCCGACGGTGGCCCGACCGGCAAGTACTTCACCAAGGGCCGGGAGGCGTCGTTCGTGTGA